A section of the Roseivirga sp. BDSF3-8 genome encodes:
- a CDS encoding helix-turn-helix domain-containing protein, protein MKLLLSIRKQMGWTQTDLATYLGVKRGLVSMAEIGQRELPSAALVRASQLSRLLETETEKVDEKVAELLNELDHAASEALARWKKEAAIELKLTRELLAETEANYKEAVHLLKLLSHLPDLLKGQKNPAASVLTGLQEQKTLNKLKVNSPERQMNLKLKIAELEARIDLET, encoded by the coding sequence ATGAAATTGCTACTCTCCATAAGAAAGCAAATGGGCTGGACCCAGACAGACCTGGCTACATACCTGGGCGTAAAGCGCGGCCTAGTCTCAATGGCAGAGATAGGCCAACGGGAATTACCCTCCGCTGCCCTGGTGAGGGCTTCGCAACTGAGCCGTTTACTGGAAACTGAGACAGAGAAGGTGGATGAAAAAGTAGCCGAACTACTCAATGAACTGGACCACGCAGCAAGTGAAGCCCTGGCGAGGTGGAAGAAAGAAGCGGCTATAGAGCTGAAGCTTACGCGTGAGCTGCTGGCAGAAACGGAGGCGAACTACAAGGAGGCAGTACACCTGCTGAAGCTCCTCTCCCACCTGCCGGACCTGCTGAAGGGCCAAAAGAATCCCGCCGCCTCTGTACTTACAGGTCTCCAGGAGCAAAAGACCCTGAATAAGCTAAAAGTCAACAGTCCGGAAAGGCAAATGAACCTCAAACTAAAGATTGCCGAACTTGAAGCCAGAATAGATCTGGAGACGTAG
- a CDS encoding multiprotein-bridging factor 1 family protein gives MEAVTAEARLFVYARRQWGMSQRRMAAKLGINQSSISKIESGTHRPRVSTIRKLERLMGQPAEHLACLAMGKPVPSPEPRKPAPASEAKVIRLNPRYRKMETSDLEYLRARFFTHAYELERKAMQAAHFLSQKTLKHKLHRLNMEHLEQQYQSAAAIHAHLERTHAPATLQDQTKTALDRAASRLKTQRYYGTNIPNATALAREQMKIEEMGLKVDLLRTHLSQIENTLTRRKQPQATGKGRVVALGANSFTRRQVSQQV, from the coding sequence ATGGAAGCAGTGACGGCGGAAGCCAGACTATTTGTATATGCCCGGAGGCAATGGGGGATGAGTCAGCGTAGGATGGCTGCGAAGCTCGGTATTAACCAAAGCAGTATCAGTAAGATAGAGAGCGGCACGCACCGCCCGCGGGTGAGTACCATAAGGAAGCTGGAACGCCTGATGGGGCAGCCGGCGGAGCACCTGGCCTGCCTGGCGATGGGCAAACCCGTTCCTTCACCAGAGCCTCGGAAGCCTGCGCCTGCCAGCGAGGCGAAAGTGATCAGGCTGAATCCCCGCTACCGAAAGATGGAGACGAGCGACCTGGAGTACCTCAGGGCCAGGTTCTTTACCCATGCCTATGAGCTGGAGCGTAAGGCCATGCAGGCGGCCCATTTCCTAAGCCAGAAGACCTTGAAGCACAAGCTGCACCGCCTGAACATGGAGCACCTGGAGCAGCAATACCAAAGCGCTGCGGCCATTCATGCCCACCTGGAGCGCACCCATGCACCGGCGACCCTGCAGGACCAGACCAAAACAGCCCTTGACCGGGCGGCCTCGCGGCTAAAAACGCAGCGCTACTACGGCACTAACATCCCCAACGCCACAGCGCTGGCCCGCGAACAAATGAAAATAGAGGAGATGGGGCTGAAGGTAGATCTGCTCAGAACCCACCTTTCGCAGATAGAGAACACCCTCACACGCAGAAAGCAGCCACAAGCCACCGGCAAGGGCAGGGTAGTGGCCCTTGGGGCAAATAGCTTCACCCGTCGACAGGTCTCACAGCAGGTGTAA
- a CDS encoding DUF6438 domain-containing protein, translating to MKVIPLALLIISLLISCSGNKKPEKVSIVGTWSVVEYPGESFYIPMEYSGPFGLTISEDSIEFLSGFTNSKKNPTTGKHQFYYLNNVFPYKIEADSILIADSLAGPWRIEKLHSDTLILTDKNANLIKLQRIQFKQHENFGYDQIIFSRSGCFGPCPNYDISIKSTNEVLYRGSNFVSKIGIYKANLDHKQTRTIFSKFNRVDITQLSGDYVADHTDDEAVSTTFLKNGEIVKTISDYGRVGPKELVWTYVSMEYLLDSLIAERTIESWFPTITFYSFSNDSVKLQLEQSESFLLWGELRQSTITDTDFPSDYEVNFGQSTKVKDDMIQQIESDGQYFRIQVQGKQPITYDLGYNFVKRHFDRSDFEE from the coding sequence ATGAAAGTAATACCACTGGCTCTCTTAATTATATCACTATTGATAAGCTGTTCGGGAAACAAGAAGCCTGAAAAAGTCAGCATTGTAGGAACCTGGAGTGTGGTTGAGTACCCGGGAGAGAGTTTCTACATTCCCATGGAATATAGCGGCCCATTTGGCCTGACTATTTCGGAAGATTCCATCGAGTTCCTGAGCGGATTTACCAATTCAAAAAAGAACCCAACTACCGGGAAGCATCAATTTTACTATTTAAACAATGTATTTCCTTATAAAATAGAAGCTGATAGCATTCTAATAGCGGATTCGCTGGCAGGCCCATGGCGAATAGAGAAACTACATTCGGACACCTTGATACTTACTGATAAAAATGCTAACCTAATCAAGCTGCAAAGGATACAATTCAAGCAACACGAAAACTTTGGGTACGATCAGATCATCTTTTCCCGGTCGGGATGTTTCGGGCCTTGTCCGAACTATGATATATCAATTAAAAGTACCAATGAAGTTCTTTATCGAGGCAGCAATTTCGTATCTAAGATAGGAATATATAAAGCCAACTTAGACCATAAACAGACCCGGACCATATTTTCTAAATTCAACCGTGTAGACATCACGCAGCTTTCCGGTGACTATGTTGCCGACCACACAGATGATGAGGCCGTCTCTACAACATTCCTTAAAAATGGTGAGATCGTGAAGACCATCAGTGACTATGGAAGAGTGGGACCAAAGGAATTAGTATGGACATACGTATCTATGGAGTACCTGCTTGACTCCCTGATAGCAGAAAGAACAATTGAAAGTTGGTTTCCAACCATTACCTTCTACTCCTTCAGCAATGATTCGGTAAAGTTACAGCTTGAGCAATCTGAAAGCTTTTTATTATGGGGTGAACTCAGGCAATCGACCATCACAGATACAGACTTCCCTTCAGACTATGAAGTTAATTTTGGGCAGTCGACTAAGGTAAAAGATGATATGATCCAACAAATAGAATCAGACGGGCAATACTTCAGAATCCAAGTGCAAGGCAAACAGCCAATCACCTATGATCTGGGGTATAATTTTGTGAAGAGGCATTTTGATAGGTCTGATTTTGAGGAATAA
- a CDS encoding helix-turn-helix domain-containing protein → MTELGQYLTKKSVNKALVSRRTGISESRLSQLSSNESTQLRVKELYLIALAIDVSPCEILMEVCIDIKLESK, encoded by the coding sequence GTGACTGAATTAGGGCAATATCTCACGAAGAAATCAGTAAATAAGGCTTTGGTTTCGAGAAGGACGGGTATTAGCGAATCCAGATTAAGCCAATTGAGTTCAAACGAATCAACCCAGCTCCGAGTGAAAGAACTTTACCTAATTGCATTGGCAATTGATGTAAGCCCCTGTGAAATATTAATGGAAGTTTGTATTGATATTAAATTAGAGAGTAAATGA
- a CDS encoding ATP-dependent DNA helicase yields MAEQEKYNNTVRTIDENLRIIACAGSGKTTFVAKRVSYLLESGYEPKNIIAFTYTERAAAELNNKIVAELKDKGIFDVLNGFADMFIGTIHGWCLKALMDNEIGYQKYSVLDDIKLRLFVDKNYKKIGMSNITKLNNPNVNMKIFTDTERFIQLMNIIRESDLTESLPPDIQEAKIQYETLLRDNSYFDFTMIMQEALERLRVDGSDLQTQLKRDLKFLIVDEFQDINPIQNDIIRHLHESTECNITVVGDDDQNIFHWRGSNNKFLKDFPNRYAKIRPVKLFTLDKNYRSSKGITGLASAFIEKNQKRIEKRMISAEKQEFIRDKDILYNEYSSPDEENEEIVKKIKALKGVAFEKDGEKRGIDYSDFCILLRTWKKSAEIVSILEKHSIPYITAGVNELFDTKEVIASAGIFQYLNDKKTYEQLTQLWLDIPDNHIDLQKLESAIKNLEKWKPDNFQKHRKSVGWGDFRIQEIFWEFLKDAEIVEETFITEGTNESITQSEIIFYNLGKFSQVINDYETIYLASAPPSFYLFNFLNFIKYAAVGYYPEGWMNNPYKTPNAVQLMTIHQSKGLEFPVVFIPGLNKNYFPIKKMGGLKVWHFLDPSLIKDHDRYEPEDDDRLEDERRLLYVAITRSQKFLFISRAPENNRLYREKSSFSNELVSDYISRPLKPVSFEDRDRLAPQQKSEDITISLNFSVLKDFFDCNYRFKLITMYGFCFPLNQRMGLGKSLHDTLMAIHKRLTEGKNIDNESIEYLAKNQSHFPYIGRSSELEKMKGDVVNKSIEYFKRNEEGLQNIEFVEQDIKLSLDENVFVSGRIDLIKTQSYEGEPETTIMEFKSNDSVQSDTITIDQLNLYALGYKELVGKNADYIQIYDVEKNAPEHRSPIEERLLLDTENKIKKAAKKIRSQDLPKVQNAEICRVCFQNRLCKARIDLNLQSKK; encoded by the coding sequence ATGGCAGAACAAGAAAAATATAACAATACTGTAAGAACTATAGATGAAAATCTAAGGATAATTGCTTGTGCTGGTTCAGGTAAGACAACTTTTGTAGCTAAGAGAGTTTCTTATCTACTCGAATCAGGGTATGAACCTAAGAATATAATAGCTTTTACATACACAGAGCGTGCTGCTGCAGAGTTAAATAATAAAATTGTAGCAGAGCTAAAAGATAAAGGGATATTTGATGTACTTAATGGGTTTGCCGACATGTTTATTGGAACAATACATGGCTGGTGCCTAAAGGCGTTGATGGATAATGAAATTGGATATCAAAAATATAGTGTCCTAGATGACATTAAACTACGTCTTTTTGTAGATAAAAATTACAAAAAAATAGGGATGTCCAATATCACCAAGTTGAACAATCCCAACGTGAATATGAAAATATTTACTGATACAGAAAGGTTTATTCAACTAATGAACATTATCCGAGAATCGGATTTGACAGAGTCATTGCCGCCGGATATACAAGAAGCAAAGATACAGTATGAAACTCTCCTTCGCGATAATTCATATTTCGACTTCACAATGATAATGCAAGAAGCTTTGGAGAGGCTAAGAGTTGATGGTAGCGATCTCCAAACTCAACTAAAAAGAGACTTAAAATTCCTAATCGTTGACGAATTTCAGGATATCAATCCAATTCAAAATGATATTATACGCCATTTGCATGAAAGTACAGAGTGCAATATTACCGTAGTAGGTGATGATGATCAAAATATTTTTCATTGGAGAGGTAGTAACAATAAGTTTCTTAAAGATTTTCCTAATCGGTATGCTAAAATACGCCCTGTTAAACTTTTTACTCTTGATAAAAACTACAGAAGTTCAAAAGGTATTACCGGACTTGCTTCTGCTTTCATTGAGAAAAATCAGAAAAGGATAGAAAAGCGAATGATTTCAGCTGAAAAGCAGGAATTTATTCGGGATAAAGACATTCTTTACAATGAATATTCTTCACCTGATGAGGAGAACGAGGAAATAGTAAAGAAAATAAAAGCTTTAAAGGGGGTAGCTTTCGAAAAGGATGGTGAAAAACGTGGAATTGATTATTCTGATTTCTGCATACTTCTAAGGACATGGAAAAAATCTGCTGAAATCGTAAGTATTTTGGAGAAGCATAGCATACCTTATATTACAGCAGGAGTAAACGAATTATTTGACACTAAGGAAGTTATCGCATCTGCTGGAATTTTTCAATATTTAAATGATAAGAAAACTTATGAGCAATTAACTCAACTATGGTTAGACATTCCTGACAACCATATCGATTTGCAGAAATTAGAGTCCGCAATTAAAAATTTAGAAAAATGGAAGCCTGATAATTTTCAAAAGCACAGAAAAAGTGTAGGATGGGGAGATTTTAGAATTCAAGAAATTTTTTGGGAGTTTTTAAAGGACGCTGAAATTGTAGAAGAAACATTTATCACTGAAGGCACAAATGAAAGCATAACTCAGTCTGAAATTATATTTTATAATTTAGGTAAATTTAGCCAGGTAATTAATGATTACGAGACTATATATTTAGCTAGTGCCCCGCCAAGTTTTTATCTCTTCAATTTTTTAAACTTTATCAAGTATGCGGCTGTAGGTTACTATCCTGAGGGCTGGATGAATAACCCCTATAAAACACCAAATGCTGTTCAATTGATGACTATACATCAATCGAAAGGCCTTGAATTCCCAGTGGTATTTATTCCAGGACTGAACAAAAACTACTTTCCAATCAAAAAAATGGGGGGATTAAAAGTTTGGCACTTCCTTGATCCTTCATTAATAAAAGATCATGACAGGTATGAACCGGAGGATGATGATAGATTAGAGGATGAACGCAGACTACTATATGTTGCAATCACACGTTCCCAAAAATTCCTATTTATAAGCAGAGCACCTGAGAATAACCGACTTTATAGAGAAAAGTCCAGCTTCTCTAATGAATTGGTTTCTGATTATATCAGTCGCCCCCTTAAGCCAGTAAGTTTTGAAGATAGAGATAGGCTTGCTCCACAACAAAAATCTGAAGATATTACTATATCATTAAATTTCAGTGTATTAAAAGACTTCTTCGATTGCAACTACAGATTTAAGCTTATTACAATGTATGGGTTTTGCTTTCCATTGAATCAAAGAATGGGATTAGGTAAATCTTTACATGACACATTAATGGCCATTCACAAACGACTTACAGAAGGTAAGAATATTGATAACGAGTCTATTGAATATTTGGCTAAAAATCAATCACATTTTCCTTATATCGGCAGATCATCTGAATTGGAAAAAATGAAAGGAGATGTTGTTAATAAATCAATTGAATATTTTAAGAGGAATGAAGAAGGGTTACAAAATATTGAATTTGTTGAGCAGGATATAAAACTAAGTTTAGATGAAAATGTATTTGTTAGCGGGCGTATTGATTTAATAAAAACGCAATCCTATGAAGGAGAGCCTGAAACTACTATCATGGAGTTTAAATCTAATGATTCAGTACAATCCGATACAATTACTATAGATCAATTAAATCTGTATGCATTGGGTTATAAAGAATTAGTTGGTAAGAACGCCGATTATATACAAATTTATGATGTAGAAAAAAATGCTCCAGAGCATAGATCACCTATAGAGGAAAGACTTCTTTTAGACACTGAAAATAAAATAAAGAAGGCCGCAAAAAAAATCCGGAGTCAGGATTTACCAAAAGTACAGAATGCTGAAATATGTCGGGTGTGTTTTCAAAATCGGCTTTGCAAGGCGCGTATCGATCTTAATCTCCAGTCCAAAAAATGA
- a CDS encoding LodA/GoxA family CTQ-dependent oxidase, translating into MRSLYEDQNDRKSRDLPIDESCSCDDPIDCLRHMFVDMVQKKRVALGQCPVRRPVFLRTHGIIKGTMNVLNDIPAELRQGMWAEGGEHPVYVRYSSDLADGRPDWMSTIGIGIKVFNVPGKKVVDDDGAGTADLLMQNVPFFFVDTAKDMCGFTKASLEGWGDEWIQENAPKTQELLDKLAKPIRSVFETSLWSVVPFKLGDSYCKYILRPGTSTFAGEPDINDPDFLGKDLAARMEKGAATLDIYIQQRPGTDRFSESYIEKHFPLDRATVTWDEKEAKPVRVATIKLPKQKIEKEQQEIYGDWLSFNIGRVPEANAPVGSVAEARVSVYQTSANYRRKENGQPVKEPKEPGKPEIKNPKCPFPGHKPEQPSEEPVALTAEQKERIAYLRIHPGIGVMRVGDSATEYYIGPETKNPPLTEFGATRDEGGSIKRQAARFRVYGYDKDGNVVAEVQQTKGVQIKWNVHLASRKAAWYEFNAAMDLPETKDMTVPLRNPDVKGGGRNALVIDAGEKIISGTGSKDSSYQMSGTFQGTSVMLGELRTDEVGRLLVLPGHGISASPSNQPVYNPAKPSSFNNASGWYDDIADGPVRAQVSIDDMDYDADPAWVISAPPNYGPDLVGWRTMNDLMQSVYIQAGMMELPKRIYFQRDVRPILERLNELQWVNKGFLSMFGAGAPMNFSDVALMKKLSHCPESQTYPDPYMELRRTVYNSFRPAKSTTYTQGAWPWIYGDAYGVDNATPQPYSNNLLQLPPYYDYILSEWVKGNFVNDYEPQAPARQAFEQVPLQQQPDMLDQSAMHFCLADAFHPGCELTWPMRHASMYRAPYRIRMREEGKDEASYGPTLDQHTVLQVGGPLYEQGPGDLTKWMALPWQGDTAYCRSGYDMEYDPYLPTYWPARVPNQVLTEDDYDTLCNTKRPMEERIAAFHNRPAWLRQLPQGATPPQNMQYMIDHFGEMGVLEARPRPKDMDWLPETMFVENLTKIRQEELKEAQKLFRKEYKQLGFYDQMLREAGWFSEEQRNAFDTTQNNEG; encoded by the coding sequence ATGAGAAGTCTCTACGAAGACCAGAACGACCGGAAATCACGGGATCTACCCATTGATGAGAGCTGTAGCTGCGATGACCCTATCGACTGTCTGCGGCATATGTTTGTGGACATGGTGCAGAAGAAGCGCGTGGCGCTGGGCCAGTGTCCCGTGCGCAGGCCGGTGTTTTTGCGGACGCACGGCATCATAAAAGGCACCATGAATGTGCTGAACGACATACCGGCGGAGCTGCGGCAGGGCATGTGGGCCGAAGGTGGCGAGCACCCCGTGTATGTGCGCTACAGCTCTGACCTGGCGGATGGCCGGCCGGACTGGATGAGCACGATAGGCATTGGCATAAAGGTATTTAACGTGCCGGGCAAGAAGGTGGTGGATGACGACGGGGCGGGCACGGCGGACCTGCTGATGCAGAATGTGCCTTTCTTCTTTGTGGATACGGCCAAGGACATGTGCGGCTTTACAAAGGCGAGCCTGGAGGGCTGGGGCGATGAGTGGATACAGGAAAATGCGCCGAAGACGCAGGAGCTGCTGGACAAGCTGGCGAAGCCGATCCGCAGCGTGTTTGAGACGAGCCTGTGGAGTGTGGTGCCCTTTAAGCTGGGCGACAGCTACTGCAAATACATCCTGCGGCCCGGCACGAGCACCTTTGCGGGGGAGCCGGACATAAACGACCCGGACTTTCTGGGTAAGGACCTGGCCGCGCGTATGGAAAAGGGCGCGGCGACGCTGGACATTTATATACAGCAGCGGCCGGGCACGGACCGCTTTAGCGAGAGCTACATAGAGAAGCACTTTCCGCTGGACCGCGCCACGGTGACCTGGGACGAAAAGGAGGCGAAGCCGGTACGGGTGGCGACCATCAAGCTGCCTAAGCAGAAGATAGAGAAGGAGCAACAGGAGATATACGGCGACTGGCTGTCGTTTAACATCGGCCGGGTGCCGGAGGCCAATGCGCCGGTGGGCAGCGTGGCGGAAGCGCGGGTGAGTGTGTACCAGACGAGTGCAAACTACCGTCGCAAGGAGAACGGCCAGCCGGTGAAGGAACCGAAGGAGCCGGGCAAGCCCGAGATCAAGAACCCGAAGTGCCCCTTTCCCGGTCATAAGCCGGAGCAGCCTTCGGAGGAGCCGGTGGCACTGACGGCGGAGCAGAAGGAGCGGATTGCGTACCTGCGTATCCACCCGGGCATCGGCGTGATGCGGGTGGGCGACAGCGCGACGGAGTACTACATAGGCCCGGAGACGAAGAACCCGCCACTGACGGAGTTTGGCGCCACGCGTGACGAGGGGGGCTCGATCAAGCGACAGGCAGCGCGCTTCCGCGTATATGGCTATGACAAGGACGGCAATGTGGTAGCGGAAGTGCAGCAGACGAAGGGCGTACAAATCAAGTGGAATGTGCACCTGGCGAGTCGCAAAGCGGCCTGGTACGAGTTTAACGCCGCGATGGATCTGCCGGAAACGAAAGACATGACGGTGCCGCTGCGCAACCCCGACGTGAAGGGCGGCGGCCGCAATGCCCTGGTGATCGATGCGGGCGAGAAGATCATAAGCGGTACGGGCAGCAAAGACAGCAGCTACCAGATGAGCGGCACCTTCCAGGGTACCTCCGTCATGCTGGGCGAACTGCGCACGGATGAGGTCGGCCGTCTGCTGGTGCTGCCGGGCCATGGCATTTCTGCCAGTCCCTCTAACCAGCCCGTGTATAACCCCGCCAAGCCGAGCAGCTTTAACAATGCCTCGGGCTGGTACGACGACATTGCCGATGGCCCCGTGCGCGCGCAGGTGTCTATAGACGACATGGACTACGACGCGGACCCGGCCTGGGTGATCTCCGCCCCGCCTAACTACGGGCCGGACCTCGTGGGCTGGCGCACGATGAACGACCTGATGCAGAGTGTGTACATACAGGCGGGCATGATGGAGCTGCCGAAGCGGATCTACTTCCAGCGCGACGTGCGGCCCATACTGGAGCGCCTGAATGAATTGCAGTGGGTGAATAAAGGCTTCCTGAGCATGTTTGGCGCCGGTGCCCCCATGAACTTCTCGGATGTGGCGCTGATGAAAAAGCTCTCGCACTGTCCGGAGAGCCAGACCTACCCCGACCCCTACATGGAGCTGCGCCGCACGGTGTACAACAGCTTCCGCCCGGCGAAAAGCACCACCTACACCCAGGGTGCCTGGCCGTGGATATACGGCGATGCCTACGGGGTGGACAACGCCACGCCGCAGCCCTACAGCAATAACCTGCTGCAACTGCCGCCATACTATGACTACATCCTCTCCGAGTGGGTCAAGGGCAACTTCGTGAACGACTACGAGCCGCAGGCGCCCGCGCGGCAGGCCTTTGAGCAGGTGCCCCTGCAGCAGCAGCCCGACATGCTGGACCAGTCCGCCATGCACTTTTGCCTGGCCGATGCCTTCCACCCCGGCTGTGAGCTGACCTGGCCCATGCGCCACGCCAGCATGTACCGCGCCCCCTACCGCATCCGCATGCGCGAAGAGGGCAAGGACGAGGCCAGCTACGGCCCCACGCTGGACCAGCACACGGTGCTGCAGGTGGGCGGCCCCCTCTACGAGCAGGGACCCGGCGACCTCACCAAGTGGATGGCCCTCCCCTGGCAGGGCGACACGGCCTACTGCCGCTCGGGCTACGACATGGAGTACGACCCCTACCTGCCCACCTACTGGCCCGCACGCGTGCCGAACCAGGTGCTCACGGAGGACGACTACGACACGCTCTGCAATACCAAGCGCCCGATGGAAGAGCGCATTGCCGCCTTCCACAATCGCCCCGCCTGGCTGCGTCAGCTACCACAGGGCGCCACGCCGCCGCAAAACATGCAGTACATGATCGACCACTTCGGCGAGATGGGCGTACTGGAAGCCCGCCCCCGCCCCAAAGACATGGACTGGCTGCCGGAAACAATGTTCGTAGAGAACCTGACCAAAATACGGCAGGAGGAGCTCAAAGAGGCCCAAAAGCTGTTCCGCAAGGAATACAAGCAGCTCGGCTTCTACGACCAGATGCTCCGCGAGGCCGGCTGGTTCAGCGAAGAGCAACGCAACGCCTTCGACACCACCCAGAATAATGAGGGGTGA
- a CDS encoding NAD(P)/FAD-dependent oxidoreductase — protein MPDYDVLIAGSGPAGCAAALRLHSLGRDVCIVDTPAPTRLKPGESLPGAVLRLLQTLGIPALEALMYPGTYEASTANAAAWGSDHYTQNDAIRNPEGGGWHILRHEFDNGLRKIVLSRGIPIIPGKAGKLSPGHDVHTLTIENPGQPPKHIRSRWLIDATGRAIAIARQFGATRQSLCEQMAAVCWFHSPHTDTDRRTLVKSAPTGWYYTALLPRGSQAQGLRVFAFHGLPHHVARLVRDPQAMAEQVNASRMLPYPISTADFVSSPSNPGPIATGASFGRLCLPPNTSEVADQEPLHRWLATGDAALSFDPLSSQGIFFALYSGIRAAEAIAQGTHQAMQAYHDKVSQVYEANRKSLKMLYTSELRYTQEAYWKGWFG, from the coding sequence ATGCCAGACTATGATGTACTAATCGCCGGAAGCGGCCCCGCAGGATGCGCCGCCGCCCTCCGCCTTCACTCCCTTGGGCGCGACGTCTGCATCGTAGACACCCCCGCCCCCACCAGGCTCAAGCCCGGCGAGTCACTGCCCGGTGCCGTGCTGCGCCTGCTCCAGACCCTCGGCATACCCGCCCTTGAGGCCCTCATGTACCCCGGCACCTACGAGGCCAGCACCGCCAATGCCGCCGCCTGGGGCAGCGACCACTACACCCAAAACGACGCCATCCGCAACCCCGAAGGCGGCGGCTGGCACATACTCCGGCACGAGTTCGACAATGGCCTCCGGAAAATAGTCCTCTCCCGCGGCATCCCCATCATCCCCGGCAAAGCCGGCAAGCTCAGCCCCGGCCACGACGTACACACCCTCACCATCGAAAACCCCGGCCAGCCGCCTAAGCACATCCGCTCCCGCTGGCTCATAGACGCCACCGGCCGCGCCATCGCCATCGCCCGGCAGTTTGGCGCCACCCGCCAGAGCCTCTGCGAGCAAATGGCCGCCGTCTGCTGGTTCCACAGCCCCCACACCGATACCGACCGCCGCACCCTCGTCAAGTCCGCCCCTACCGGCTGGTACTACACCGCACTGCTGCCCCGTGGCAGCCAGGCGCAGGGCCTCCGCGTCTTTGCCTTCCACGGCCTGCCCCACCACGTCGCCCGCCTCGTCCGCGACCCCCAAGCCATGGCCGAACAGGTCAATGCCTCCCGCATGCTCCCCTACCCCATCAGCACCGCCGATTTCGTCAGCAGCCCCAGCAACCCCGGCCCCATTGCCACCGGCGCCTCCTTCGGCCGCCTCTGCCTGCCACCTAATACCAGTGAGGTAGCCGACCAAGAGCCCCTCCATCGCTGGCTTGCCACCGGAGACGCCGCCCTCTCCTTTGACCCCCTCTCCTCCCAGGGCATCTTCTTCGCCCTCTACAGCGGCATCCGCGCCGCCGAAGCCATTGCCCAAGGCACCCACCAGGCCATGCAGGCATACCACGACAAAGTTTCCCAAGTCTACGAAGCCAACAGAAAGTCCCTCAAGATGCTCTACACCAGCGAACTGAGATACACACAGGAAGCGTATTGGAAGGGGTGGTTTGGGTGA
- a CDS encoding DUF433 domain-containing protein, giving the protein MSLLSRISINSEVCHGKPCIRGMRWPVETIIDLLGSGMSQDEILEDHPELEKDDILASLQYAKLSLSGHDIKEVA; this is encoded by the coding sequence ATGAGCCTTTTAAGTAGAATTTCCATCAATAGTGAAGTTTGTCACGGTAAACCGTGTATCAGGGGAATGCGGTGGCCCGTCGAAACCATTATTGACTTACTTGGCTCCGGAATGAGCCAGGATGAGATATTGGAAGATCACCCCGAACTGGAAAAAGACGACATACTGGCCTCTCTTCAATATGCTAAGCTTTCCCTTTCAGGTCACGATATTAAAGAAGTAGCTTAG